From Paenibacillus graminis:
ATGGCTTCCTGATGATGAAAGATGATATCTTCAATTATATTTCCATGCATGGCGACGAGACGGCCACTCCGGTTTTTGCCTGGCTGCATTTTGGCGGGGGGCTGCTCCTGTTCCTGGCAGGCATGACTTTTCTTGGCGGCTGGATTCTGACCCGTGACCGGAAGCGCAATTATGTGGGACCCAGATTCAGAGAGAAGCACAAGACCCAGCAGCCTCCCTCGCCGGATGCCTCCAGCTAACCGGTTAATCTCCAGCGGGATGGTCTTAATCACTCCACCTTTCAAGCAGAAACGGCTGCGCAGTCCTTCACCGGACAACGTAGCCGTTTTGGATTTCAGCGTCGTGTCACCTGGAGAACGCCTTTGGTCATTCCAAGCGGAAAAAGGATAACTATTTCGCCGCATTCCCCCCTATCCACCGCATGCGAAGTGGAAAAAGGGAAACTAATTCAGCTCATTTCACTCCTGACGAGGGAATATGGCCCTATTAAGTTTCCTTTTTCCACTCCAATCCACAAATTGCTGATTTCGGGAGAAATAAGCTCCCTTTTTCCAACTATATAAACTGAACTTGAGCTTTTTCGATTTTGGGATGGGCCGTGGCTACAGAGAATGTTTGGACTTCCAGCCGCTGCCGTCTGCAGATTTCCTGATGGTGTCTGGCGCTGTTTGCAGTTGAAATCCGCAGACTGCCTATGCTTCCTGATGCGGGCTTTCCTGCCGAAAGCCTTCAGGCAGACGCTACCGCTCCGTAAGTATCCAAACTTCTCCTCCGCCGCTTTTCCCTTTATTCTTAATTGTTCAGGTTCAATCTATATAGCTACCCTCACTTGCTTCTTCGAATGACGCGATTTGGAAAAAGGCTTAATAAGGGCTATCAAATTCGACGGCCCCCTTTTGCGTAAAACCACTGAATTCACTTCTACTTATCCCAACTTTGTGCACATCATCTCCATAAGAAACGGAAATCATCATTTTCGCAACAATCAAATAACCCCACAATGCGGGGGCATGAGCTGGAAACTGATTCTGGTACTTTACGGGGATCTCCTGTGGCATCCTTAGCAGGGAAGCCGACTCAGGTACATTGCGTGGACTCCAGTATCGAACAATAGCAGCTCCGAAGCTGCTCGGGGCTGCCTTTACTAATGCTATCCTGCCGCTGAATCCGAAGAACCCCGCACCAGTTCGCTGTACAATCCGCCCTCCTGCAGCAGCTCTTCATGTGATCCCTGCTGCACCAGCCGCCCGCCCTGGAGCACCAGAATGCGGTCTGCCGCGCGGATGGTGCCCAGCCGGTGGGCGATCACGAAGCTGGTCCGGCCTTTCATCAGCGCCTGCAGCCCCTCCTGGATCTTGATCTCTGTCACGGTATCTATGCTGCTGGTCGCTTCATCCAGCACCAGCATGGACGGATCCGCAAGGATGGCGCGCGCGATGGCGAGCAGCTGCTTCTGCCCCTGGCTGATGCCGCTGCCGTCAACCGACAGCATCCGCCCGTAGCCGCCCTTCATCCGCATAATAAATGAATGGGCGTTAGCCAGCTTCGCTGCCGCCTCCACTTCCTCGTCGCTGGCATCCAGCCTTCCGTAGCGGATATTGTCGCGGATTGTTCCCTTGAACAGGAATGAATCCTGGAGCACAAAGGCCATATGGCTGCGCAGGCTCTCCCGGCGGATCGAAGACAGGTCCCTGCCATCCAGCGTAATGCTGCCCTTGCCGGGATCGTAGAAGCGGGACAGCAGCCCGATCAGAGTGGTTTTGCCTGCTCCGGTAGGTCCGACCAGCGCGATCATCTCGCCGGGCTTAGCCTCAAAGCTGATATCCTGCAGTGTGTCCGCCCCGCCGTCATACGAGAAGGACACTCCGAGGAACTTCACCGTGCCTTCCACATGATCCAGCGGCACCGCAGCCTCTTCATCCTTCGCCTCCGCTCCCTCATCCAGCACCTCGAATACCCTCTCCGCACCGGCAATCGCCGACAGCAGCGTATTCCACTGGTTCGCGAGATCGTTCAGCGGCCGCGTGAACTGGCGCGTATATTCCACGAATGCGATAATTACACCTACCGTGACCAACCCCCGGATCGCCAGCAGACCGCCGACACCGGCAACAATTGCAAAGCTCAGATTGTTCAAGCCGTTCATCAGCTTCGGGATGAAGCCGGAGATCGCCTGGGCCCAGTAGCCCGACAGCATGATCCGCGTATTGCGCTCCCGGAAGCCGTTAATAACCCGTTCCTCCTGTGAAAAAGCCTTGATGATCCGCTGGCCGGACAACGTCTCCTCAATGAAGCCGTTCAGTTCGCCCATGTTGCGCTGGCGTTCCTTGAACAGCGGTCCGGTACGCCGTGTAATCCAGCGCATGCCGAGGATCATCAGCGGAACCACAATGAAGGTTAACAGTGTGAGCAGCGGGCTGAGCCACAGCATCACCCCCACGGTGCCCAGCAGGGTCAGCACACTGGAGAAAATCTGGATCGCCGAACTGTTCAGCGTAGAACTGATATTCTCAATATCATTCGTCAGACGGCTCATAATTTCACCTTGCTGCCTGCGGTTGAAGAACGATATCGGCAGCCGGTGAAGGTGCGTGAACAGGTCCGTGCGCATCCGGTATACCGTCTCCTGGGCAATTTCGATCATCCAGATGTTCTGCAGCCAGGAAGTCAGGGAATTCAGCACATAGACAACGGCAAGCGTGACCAGGAAGATTGCCCAGGTTCTGCCCCCGTCCCCCTCCAGATAATGGTCCACTGCCCTGCTGATCAGATAAGGTCCAAGCAGCGCAAGCCCGGAGCTGAGAAGCACCATGACCAGCACAAGAACCAGCTTCGCCTTGCGTTTCGCCAGATAACTCCAGATTCGGCGGAGCGTGGCGGACCAGTCCTTGGCCTTAGCCTTCGGCTTGCGCCCTCCCGGCGAGCCGAAGCTAGCCGGGACTCCAAGCCCTACATTCAGCTTCGGATGGCGAAAAGGCTCAAGTAATGCTTTGAACATGCTGCACCCCCTCCCTGTGCTGAGATTCATTGATTTTGCGGTACAGCTCCGAACTTTCCATAAGCTCTTCATGTGTACCCTGTGCAATCAGTCTGCCCTCATCCAGCAGCAGGATAAGGTCGGCGGATACGGTCGAGCTGATTTTTTGCGTGATTAGAAAAGTAGTGCAGGACATCCGTTTCAGCTCCGCCAGCAGCCGGCCTTCGGTAACAGCATCCAGCGCACTGGTGCTGTCATCCAGAATCAGAATAGCAGGCTTTCTTACCAGTGCTCTGGCTATCGTCAGCCGCTGCTTCTGTCCACCGGACAGATTGACTCCCCGCTGTCCCAGCATGGTGTCGTAGCCATGCGGCAGCTCTTTTACCGTCTCATGAATTTGCGCGGCCATGGCCGCCTGTTCGATCTCCTCCTGGGTCGCCAGCGGATTGCCCCAGGCAATGTTCTCCCGCACAGTGCCGCTAAACAGCAGAACCTCTTGAGGCACATAACCAATAGCTCCGCGCAGCCTGGATATTTCCATTTCCGCGCTTGGCCTTCCGTCGACCAGGATAACACCGCTGCTCTGCTCATATAGACGGGGGATCAGTCCCACCAGCGAGGATTTGCCTGAGCCGGTTGCCCCCATAACCGCTACCCGTTCTCCGGGCTGCACCGCAAAGGTAATGTCCTCGAGCACGGCAATGTCACTCTGCGGATAACGGAAGCTGACCTGCTGAAAATCAACCCTGCCCCGGACCGGAGCAACCTTCCTTGCAGTAACCGCTGCCATTTCCTTGGCTTCCAGTTCATCTGCCGACATTACTTCCTGAATCCGCTGTGAAGAAGCCCGGGCCCGGGAAAAGGTCGCCATAATCCAGGACAGCGCCGACAAAGCTCCGATCGTACGCAGGGAATAATTAATGACTGCGACCGTCTGCCCCAGTGTGGCATTACCGGTTGAAATTTCGATACGCCCAAACCACAGCACTAGCATAATTCCGGCATTTACAATCAGCATAATGAGCGGGGCAGAGGTTTCTGTGAGCCGCAAGGCACCGACCGTAGACTTCATCAGCTCCCCGCTGGATGCGGCGAACCGGGCAATCTCATGGTTCATGCGCACAAACACCCGAATCAGCCGGATGCCGGTGAGATTCTCCTGAATCACACTGTTGACTCCGTCCAGACGGATCTGCACACTGCGGAATAACACCGCTGCCTTTTTCATCACCCAGAGGAGAAATACAATAAGTACCGGAAGGGTCAGCGCCAGCAGCAGTCCCAGCTTCACATGTACAACCAGCGCCATAATCACACTGCCCGCTACCACGAGCGGCACACGGGTCATAAAGCGGAGCCCCATGAAGATCGTATCCTGCAGCTGCGACACATCCGCGGTAAGGCGGGTGATTAAGGAAGAGGTCGGAAAACGGCTGAACACGGCATAGGCGAAGGACTGGACCTTTTCATACAACTGATCCCGCAGATCAAAAGCAAACCCCTGGCTCGCATGGGACGCAAAAAAAGAGCTTAGCACGCCCGCAATAAACGCTATAGCCGCGCTTACCACCAGCACACCGCCCCACAGCCAGACGATCCGGTTGTCTTGTTCCCTGATTCCGTCATCAATAATTTTGGAGATCAGCAGAGGCTGGGACAGCTCCACCGCAAGTTCGATCACCATCATCAGAAGTGCAGCGATTGCTGCGGTCCTATATGTTTTGAGATAGGAAAAAATGATGTTCATCAGCGTTACCCCATTTGTCTATTCGTAGAGCGCATCCCGTAAGCGGGTGGACATCGACGAGGATTGCCCCTTCAAAATCACCCGGCGCAGCGCTTTGTTGCTGCGGTTCATTTCCGCCATTTCGTCCAGCATTTCCATCAGGAGACTCAACGTTTCCGCAGTAAGCTCCCCCTTTTCCTGCAGAGCCGCAATTTTTTCCTTGTAGTCTTCCATCTTGTCCGTCAACTGTAAGCCTTCTTTCTGTAAACGTTCTCCTGTATAAATACACATAACCGCGTTAATTATAACATTCTTTCTCCCTTACCCGAAATGTTTTCACTGGCTACTTTTACTGAGTATATGCTACTCTAATAAAGTCGCATTTTTCGGAAAGAACTCATCAGGCTGATTAACGAAAGGATAGATGGACGTGGCACAGTTGTTTTTCAAATACGGGGCAATGAACAGCGGCAAATCCATTGAGATACTCAAGGTTGCGCATAATTACGAGGAGCAGGGCAAGTCCGTGCTCATTTTCACTCCTTCCCTTGACGACAGGGACGAAGTGGGATATATTTCCTCCCGCATCGGACTGCGCAAGCAGGCCATCCCTATCGATGAGAATACAGATATCTTCAGCATTGTCAGCAGCAACCTGCCGAAGCCTCATTGTGTGCTGATTGATGAATGCCAATTCTTAAGCAAGGACTGCATTCTCCAGCTGGTGCGGATCGTCGACGAGCTGAACATTCCGGTGATGGCCTTTGGGCTCAAAAATGATTTTCAGAACAATCTGTTCGAAGGCAGCAAATATATGCTGATCTATGCAGATAAAATTGAAGAAATGAAGACGATCTGCTGGTTCTGCGAACGGAAAGCCACGATGGCGCTCCGCGTCGAGAACGGCAAGCCCGTCTACAGCGGCAAGCAGATCCAGATCGGCGGCAATGAAGCCTACTACCCGGTATGCCGCAAATGCCATAAGAATCCGCCGCTCTAAAAGAGAAGAACAGCTTCACCCCACTGAAGTAATCCCACTGCTCCTGCACGGCCAACAACGGATTCGGTCACAAAAAAAGCACACATTGCGGAATCGCAGATTGCGCGTTAATGTGTGCTTTTGTCTGCAAGAATAAACGTTTCCTCTAATGAATCACCTTCGCTGCACGGTACTCATCTTCCTTGCGCACGTAGAGATCATGCTGAACAGAAGCTTTTCCGCCATATTGGGCACGCTGCCCCAGGGCTTTCATGCCCCCGTTGATTTTGGAACGGTGAGGAATTCCTGCGGCACTTAGGCGGCTTTTTATTTTGAAATACTGGGTCT
This genomic window contains:
- a CDS encoding DUF2627 domain-containing protein translates to MKLLTTRFIAILILVVPGLLAMNGFLMMKDDIFNYISMHGDETATPVFAWLHFGGGLLLFLAGMTFLGGWILTRDRKRNYVGPRFREKHKTQQPPSPDASS
- a CDS encoding ABC transporter ATP-binding protein; amino-acid sequence: MFKALLEPFRHPKLNVGLGVPASFGSPGGRKPKAKAKDWSATLRRIWSYLAKRKAKLVLVLVMVLLSSGLALLGPYLISRAVDHYLEGDGGRTWAIFLVTLAVVYVLNSLTSWLQNIWMIEIAQETVYRMRTDLFTHLHRLPISFFNRRQQGEIMSRLTNDIENISSTLNSSAIQIFSSVLTLLGTVGVMLWLSPLLTLLTFIVVPLMILGMRWITRRTGPLFKERQRNMGELNGFIEETLSGQRIIKAFSQEERVINGFRERNTRIMLSGYWAQAISGFIPKLMNGLNNLSFAIVAGVGGLLAIRGLVTVGVIIAFVEYTRQFTRPLNDLANQWNTLLSAIAGAERVFEVLDEGAEAKDEEAAVPLDHVEGTVKFLGVSFSYDGGADTLQDISFEAKPGEMIALVGPTGAGKTTLIGLLSRFYDPGKGSITLDGRDLSSIRRESLRSHMAFVLQDSFLFKGTIRDNIRYGRLDASDEEVEAAAKLANAHSFIMRMKGGYGRMLSVDGSGISQGQKQLLAIARAILADPSMLVLDEATSSIDTVTEIKIQEGLQALMKGRTSFVIAHRLGTIRAADRILVLQGGRLVQQGSHEELLQEGGLYSELVRGSSDSAAG
- a CDS encoding thymidine kinase, whose product is MAQLFFKYGAMNSGKSIEILKVAHNYEEQGKSVLIFTPSLDDRDEVGYISSRIGLRKQAIPIDENTDIFSIVSSNLPKPHCVLIDECQFLSKDCILQLVRIVDELNIPVMAFGLKNDFQNNLFEGSKYMLIYADKIEEMKTICWFCERKATMALRVENGKPVYSGKQIQIGGNEAYYPVCRKCHKNPPL
- a CDS encoding ABC transporter ATP-binding protein, whose product is MNIIFSYLKTYRTAAIAALLMMVIELAVELSQPLLISKIIDDGIREQDNRIVWLWGGVLVVSAAIAFIAGVLSSFFASHASQGFAFDLRDQLYEKVQSFAYAVFSRFPTSSLITRLTADVSQLQDTIFMGLRFMTRVPLVVAGSVIMALVVHVKLGLLLALTLPVLIVFLLWVMKKAAVLFRSVQIRLDGVNSVIQENLTGIRLIRVFVRMNHEIARFAASSGELMKSTVGALRLTETSAPLIMLIVNAGIMLVLWFGRIEISTGNATLGQTVAVINYSLRTIGALSALSWIMATFSRARASSQRIQEVMSADELEAKEMAAVTARKVAPVRGRVDFQQVSFRYPQSDIAVLEDITFAVQPGERVAVMGATGSGKSSLVGLIPRLYEQSSGVILVDGRPSAEMEISRLRGAIGYVPQEVLLFSGTVRENIAWGNPLATQEEIEQAAMAAQIHETVKELPHGYDTMLGQRGVNLSGGQKQRLTIARALVRKPAILILDDSTSALDAVTEGRLLAELKRMSCTTFLITQKISSTVSADLILLLDEGRLIAQGTHEELMESSELYRKINESQHREGVQHVQSIT